The Megalops cyprinoides isolate fMegCyp1 chromosome 10, fMegCyp1.pri, whole genome shotgun sequence genome window below encodes:
- the tmem106ba gene encoding transmembrane protein 106Ba produces MGKSFSHLPKHKDECQDGLTTAPEYTDSHSEDGRAGDVSQFPYVEFTGRDSVTCPTCQGTGRIPRGQENQLVALIPYSDQRLRPRRTKLYVTASVSVCLLLSGLAVFFLFPRSIDVSYVGVKSVYVTYDQIKRIVYLNVTNTLSITNNNYYSVEVANITAQVQFSKTVIGKTRVSNVTSIMPLDMQQIDYMVPTTIADEMSYMYDYCTLQTIKVHNIVVMMQVAVTTAYFGHAEQVSQEMYQYVDCGGNTTTLRGHTKMSNLVLLPE; encoded by the exons ATGGGGAAGTCTTTCTCTCACCTTCCAAAGCACAAAGATGAGTGCCAGGACGGTCTGACCACAGCGCCCGAGTACACTGACTCACACAGCGAAGATGGCAGGGCCGGTGACGTGTCTCAATTCCCATACGTGGAGTTCACTGGCAGGGACAGTGTCACATGCCCTACATGTCAGGGGACAGGCAGGATCCCAAGAG GCCAAGAAAATCAGCTTGTTGCTTTGATTCCATACAGCGACCAAAGGCTTCGTCCTAGAAGAAC AAAGCTGTATGTGACAGCGTCAGTCAGTGTGTGCCTGCTGCTCTCTGGCCTTGCGgttttcttcctgtttcctcgCTCCATCGACGTCTCCTACGTGGGCGTGAAGTCTGTCTACGTCACCTATGACCAGATCAAACGAATTGTCTATCTCAATGTCACG AACACTCTGAGCATCACCAATAACAACTACTATTCTGTGGAGGTCGCCAACATTACAGCCCAGGTGCAGTTTTCTAAGACTGTGATTGGGAAGACTCGTGTCAGCAACGTCACCTCCATCATGCCTCTGGACATGCAGCAG ATTGACTACATGGTTCCTACCACTATAGCAGATGAAATGAGCTACATGTA tGACTATTGCACCCTACAGACCATAAAAGTACACAACATAGTGGTGATGATGCA GGTGGCAGTTACCACTGCGTACTTTGGGCATGCGGAGCAAGTGTCACAAGAGATGTACCAGTATGTGGACTGCGGGGGTAACACCACCACCCTGCGTGGGCACACTAAGATGTCCAACCTCGTGTTGCTCCCTGAGTAA
- the LOC118784008 gene encoding von Willebrand factor D and EGF domain-containing protein, translating into MGLLCCSSALLRMGLLLASLALFVSICEGRSEASRGVAIPFVFDPKAICDPPCKHAGICIRNNTCFCSKGYEGEVCQYANCYPKCKNGGECLRPGKCRCPPGFGGKYCHKVVCDGGCWNGGDCIAVNGVVKCLCPSSWTGSRCQEAICPQGCRNGGSCVAPGICSCPDGWLGGACHTAVCKRPCLNGGKCVSPDVCRCRPPFSGPRCEERKKLF; encoded by the exons ATGGGTCTCTTGTGCTGTTCTTCTGCCCTGCTGAGGATGGGGCTCCTACTGGCCTCCCTGGCACTTTTTGTGAGCATCTGTGAGGGCCGATCGGAGGCATCCCGCGGGGTGGCCATCCCCTTCGTGTTTGACCCAAAAGCAATATGCGACCCACCGTGCAAGCATGCAGGAATCTGTATCCGAAACAACACTTGCTTCTGTTCAAAGGGCTACGAGGGAGAGGTCTGCCAATATG CTAACTGCTATCCCAAGTGTAAAAATGGAGGAGAGTGCCTTCGTCCTGGGAAATGTCGATGTCCTCCAGGATTTGGAGGAAAATATTGTCATAAAG TGGTGTGTGACGGTGGATGCTGGAATGGAGGGGACTGCATTGCAGTGAATGGAGTTGTGAaatgtctctgtccctccagcTGGACTGGCTCCAGATGTCAAGAAG CGATCTGTCCCCAGGGCTGCAGGAATGGGGGCAGTTGTGTTGCCCCAGGAATCTGCAGCTGTCCTGATGGTTGGCTGGGAGGAGCCTGCCACACTG CTGTGTGTAAGCGCCCATGTCTGAATGGGGGAAAGTGTGTTTCTCCTGATGTTTGCCGATGTCGCCCCCCCTTCTCTGGACCACGGTGTGAGGAAAGAAAGAAGTTGTTCTAA